In the Diachasmimorpha longicaudata isolate KC_UGA_2023 chromosome 1, iyDiaLong2, whole genome shotgun sequence genome, one interval contains:
- the LOC135160136 gene encoding membrane-associated protein Hem — protein sequence MARPILPSQQKLAEKLIILNDRGIGMLTRIYNIKKACGDAKSKPAFLSDKTLESSIKTIVRKFPNIDVKGLQTITNLRNEIIKSLSLYYYTFVDLLDFKDNVCELLTTMDACGVHMDITINFDLTKAYLDLVITYVSLMILLSKVEDRKAVLGLFNAAHEMVHSQSDHSFPRLGQMIMDYDIPLKKLSEEFVPHSKLLRNALTSLWNVYPGRNLSADTWRADQKLSLVGSPGQILKAAATDTMSCETLSLDRIERWVILGFALCHSFLAQEQPNKLWTTALESGWVLPLFRDEVIYIHQYIQSFFEGIKGYGKRVSEVKECYTQAIQKAGYRHRERRKFLRTALKELGLILTDQPGLLGPKALLVFMGLSHSRDEVLWLLRHGDNPPTQGKSKGRGSEDLVDRQLPELLFHCEELRALVRKYSQVLQRYYVQFLSGFDAPALHQMIQNLPVCPEEEGAILSDLCSTIASVTVKQVEENELFDFRPLRLDWVRLQAYMSISKCNMNLMDNRELACFMDTVVFHTKMVDNLDEMLVETSDLSIFCFYSKIFEDQFHMCLEFPAQNRYIVAFPLICSHFQSCTHELCPEERHHIRERSLSVVNMFLDEMAKEAKNIITTICDEQCNMSDKLLAKHCAQLISQVVNRKKKDKNKKNIYEIHKPGIESYRKTREELTTMDKLHMALTESCYAINYCPTINVWEYTFAPREYLNQHLETRFARTLVGMVMFNPEANEIAKPSELFVSVRAYMNVLQTVENYVHIDITRVFNNALLQQTQALDSHGDKTIAALYTQWYSEVLLRRVSAGNICYSPNQRAFVSLSVEGAIPFNAEEFSDINELRALAELIGPYGMKMLNETLMWHIASQVQELKKLVAGNKEVLVALRTNFDKPEVMKEQFKKLQQVDNVLQRVTIIGVILSFRQLSQSALVDVLEERIPFLLSSILDFRHHLPSGDPMRVVSEMTSAAGLTCKVDPTLTAALRSQKAEVDEDEHLLVCLLMVFVAVSIPKLARNENSFYRASLEGHSNNIHCMATAINNMFGALFTICGQNDIEDRMKEFLALASSSLLRLGQETDKEATKNRESSYLLLDQIVQESPFLTMDLLESCFPYALIRNAYHDVYKLENSQA from the coding sequence ATGGCACGTCCAATACTCCCGAGCCAACAAAAGTTGGCGGAGAAATTGATAATTCTCAATGATCGTGGGATTGGAATGCTCACCCGTATCTATAACATTAAAAAAGCATGTGGTGATGCCAAATCAAAGCCCGCATTTTTATCAGACAAAACTCTCGAGTCATCAATCAAAACGATCGTTCGTAAATTTCCCAATATCGATGTGAAGGGCCTCCAGACGATAACAAACCTGCGAAATGAGATTATCAAATCTCTATCCCTCTATTACTACACATTCGTCGATCTTCTGGACTTCAAGGACAATGTCTGTGAATTATTAACAACGATGGATGCATGTGGAGTCCACATGGACATAACCATAAACTTTGACTTGACTAAAGCATATCTCGATCTTGTCATCACTTACGTGAGCTTGATGATACTTTTATCAAAAGTTGAGGATAGAAAAGCAGTTCTGGGGCTGTTCAATGCTGCCCACGAGATGGTGCACAGCCAGTCTGATCATAGTTTTCCTCGACTAGGGCAAATGATCATGGATTATGACATACCACTCAAGAAACTCTCTGAAGAGTTCGTACCTCATTCTAAATTACTGAGAAATGCATTGACATCACTGTGGAACGTCTACCCAGGTAGGAATCTCTCGGCCGACACCTGGAGAGCTGACCAGAAACTCAGTCTCGTTGGCAGTCCTGGACAGATACTCAAAGCAGCAGCAACAGACACTATGTCCTGTGAAACCCTCAGTCTGGATAGGATTGAGAGATGGGTAATTCTAGGATTCGCTTTGTGTCACTCGTTCCTGGCGCAGGAGCAACCGAACAAACTCTGGACAACGGCCTTGGAGTCCGGCTGGGTCTTGCCGTTATTTAGAGATGAGGTCATTTACATTCATCAGTACATTCAATCGTTCTTCGAAGGGATCAAGGGTTACGGTAAAAGGGTATCAGAAGTGAAAGAGTGTTATACTCAGGCAATACAGAAGGCTGGCTACAGACACAGGGAGCGACGAAAATTCTTGAGAACAGCATTGAAGGAATTGGGTCTAATTTTGACTGATCAGCCTGGACTGCTGGGTCCAAAGGCACTGCTGGTCTTCATGGGCCTGTCCCACTCTCGTGACGAAGTTCTCTGGCTTCTGAGGCACGGGGACAATCCACCAACACAGGGGAAAAGTAAAGGACGGGGGAGTGAGGATTTAGTCGATCGACAACTTCCAGAACTGCTTTTCCACTGCGAGGAACTACGAGCTCTTGTTCGAAAGTATTCACAAGTACTCCAACGATACTATGTCCAGTTTCTCTCTGGTTTCGATGCTCCAGCTCTCCATCAGATGATTCAAAATCTCCCAGTTTGTCCAGAGGAGGAAGGAGCCATCCTCAGTGATCTGTGCTCGACAATAGCCAGTGTCACTGTTAAACAAGTGGAGGAAAATGAACTATTCGATTTTAGACCATTACGATTGGACTGGGTGAGACTCCAAGCCTACATGTCCATCTCAAAATGCAATATGAATCTCATGGATAATCGTGAACTAGCATGTTTCATGGATACAGTTGTTTTTCATACCAAAATGGTGGATAATCTGGATGAAATGCTCGTTGAAACATCGGATCTTTCGATCTTCTGTTTTTAtagtaaaatatttgaagatcAATTTCATATGTGTCTGGAATTTCCGGCCCAGAATCGTTACATCGTGGCTTTTCCATTGATCTGCAGCCATTTCCAGAGCTGCACACATGAACTTTGTCCAGAAGAACGTCATCACATTCGTGAACGAAGTCTCTCAGTTGTCAACATGTTTCTCGATGAAATGGCTAAGGAggcgaaaaatataattacaaCAATTTGCGACGAACAGTGCAATATGAGTGACAAGTTATTAGCTAAACACTGTGCTCAATTAATATCTCAGGTCGTTAATCGTAAAAAGAaggacaaaaataaaaagaatatttatGAGATACACAAGCCTGGCATTGAGAGTTACAGAAAAACACGCGAGGAACTCACGACAATGGATAAACTTCACATGGCACTCACGGAATCGTGTTACGCCATTAATTATTGTCCCACTATTAACGTGTGGGAGTATACATTTGCACCACGTGAATATCTGAATCAGCACTTGGAGACGAGATTCGCTAGGACATTGGTGGGAATGGTTATGTTTAATCCTGAGGCCAATGAAATTGCCAAACCTTCTGAATTATTTGTCAGTGTCAGAGCATATATGAATGTTCTTCAGACTGTTGAGAATTATGTACACATCGATATAACACGCGTCTTCAATAATGCTCTACTCCAGCAGACACAGGCACTGGATAGCCATGGAGATAAAACAATTGCTGCCCTCTACACCCAGTGGTATTCTGAGGTTCTTCTGAGGAGAGTCAGTGCTGGAAATATTTGCTATTCACCGAATCAACGAGCATTCGTTAGTCTCTCCGTTGAGGGTGCTATTCCTTTTAATGCCGAGGAGTTTTCGGATATCAATGAGTTACGAGCCCTCGCTGAATTGATTGGCCCCTACGGCatgaaaatgttgaatgaGACTCTTATGTGGCATATCGCAAGCCAAGTGCAAGAGCTGAAGAAACTTGTCGCTGGCAATAAGGAGGTTTTAGTTGCCCTTAGGACGAATTTTGATAAACCTGAAGTTATGAAAGAACAGTTCAAGAAACTTCAACAAGTGGACAATGTTCTCCAGAGGGTCACCATCATTGGAGTTATACTGAGCTTCAGGCAATTGTCACAATCAGCTCTTGTCGACGTTCTTGAAGAGAGAATTCCTTTTCTTCTGAGCTCGATCCTCGACTTCAGACATCATTTACCCTCTGGTGATCCCATGAGAGTTGTCTCTGAAATGACATCAGCTGCTGGATTAACATGCAAAGTTGATCCCACATTGACAGCAGCATTGAGAAGTCAAAAGGCCGAAGTCGATGAGGATGAACATCTCCTTGTTTGTCTTCTCATGGTATTCGTGGCTGTTTCGATTCCAAAATTAGCAcgtaatgaaaattctttctATCGAGCTTCCCTAGAGGGTCATTCGAACAATATACACTGCATGGCAACAGCGATAAATAATATGTTCGGAGCATTGTTCACTATTTGTGGACAAAATGATATCGAGGACAGGATGAAGGAATTTTTGGCTCTTGCCTCATCGAGTTTACTTAGATTGGGACAGGAAACTGATAAGGAAGCGACGAAAAATCGTGAATCAAGTTATTTATTGCTCGATCAAATTGTCCAGGAATCACCTTTTTTGACGATGGATTTATTGGAGAGCTGTTTTCCATATGCCCTCATACGTAATGCCTATCATGACGTTTATAAACTCGAGAATTCACAAgcgtaa
- the LOC135169126 gene encoding E3 ubiquitin-protein ligase RNF181-like, with protein sequence MSDYFDEMGWTPLRDGEAPNSLLQMARFLRNVGAWDMLGMDEKLPPPASKAAVEALEEIKITDADSKKCPVCWEAFKSSEIAKSLPCKHSFHRECIIPWLNKTNSCPLCRHELPTDDEDYEMYRKEKLRAVEREKDLEILHNSMFG encoded by the exons ATGTCAGATTATTTCGATGAAATGGGATGGACCCCACTCCGGGATGGAGAGGCACCTAATTCATTGCTACAAATGGCACGTTTTTTGCGAAATGTTGGAGCATGGGATATGTTGGGAATGGACGAAAAATTACCACCTCCTGCGTCAAAAGCAGCAGTTGAAGCACTtgaggaaattaaaattactgaTGCTGATTCCAAAAAGTGTCCTGTATGTTGGGAAGCATTCAAAAGTAGTGAAATTGCTAAGTCTTTACCTTGTAAACACTCATTTCACAGAGAGTGTATAATTCCATGGTTGAATAAG aCCAATTCGTGTCCACTCTGTCGGCATGAGTTACCGACCGATGATGAGGATTATGAAATGTATAGGAAGGAAAAATTGAGGGCAGTCGAACGAGAAAAAGATTTGGAAATATTGCACAATTCTATGTTTGGTTAG